The region CGGGCTGCGGATGGAGTTCTTCGGTCGCGAGGGGACGCTGGTGGCGACGGGCTCTGTCTCATCGCAGCGCGGCGAGATGCCGCGGGTGCGGGGCGCACGCGGCAGTCACGATCTGGCCGACCTGCCGATCCCCACCCGCTTCGACGCCGTGCCGCCAGAGTTCCCGCGCGGCGATCCGTTCAACGTCGGGCAGTTGTACGCGCTGTTCGCGCAGTCGATCCGCACCGGGCGGCCCTGCACCCCGACCTTCGACGACGCCGTGAGCCTGCACCGCTTCGTGGATGCCATCGCCGAGTCGTCGGCGCGCGGCTGCGAGGTCCGTCTCGGCTGACCGGACAGCCTCGCACCAGGTGAGACTGCCGAATCGTCTCGTATCCCGCCACCGTGAGCATCGCGAGATACGAGCGAATCCCGGCACATCATCCCGAGCGGAGTGACTCTGCACCCGAACCCGTCATCCCGAGCGGAGTGAGCTTGCACCCGAACCTGTCATCCCGAGCGGAGTGAGCTTGCGAACGAAGTCGAGGGATCTTCCCCCTTGACGCGCACTGTGTCCGAGGAAGATCCCTCCACTTCGCTCGGTCCTCGCCGCGGTCGGGATGACAGTGGGGGCGGGTTCCTCGCCGCGGTCGGGATGACAGTGGGGGCGGGTTCCTCGCCGCGGTCGGGATGACGAGCAGTGTGTGGCTCGTGTCTCGTTGCGGTCGGGATGGCGGCGATGATGGCTGCTGACTCCGCTCGGGACGATGGCGCGGAGCGGGGTCGGGCGGTGAGGCAACCTCGACGTTACAGGATGCGCCCGACCGGCATGTTCACCCAGGCGCTCATCTCGTGCGGCGGCGTCACCGGGTCCGCCGCGCACACCGACCGTGGCGTCAGGTGGCCGAGCGTCGGCCAGCCGGCCAGCGCCATCGAGCAGACCATCTCGTCTTCGAGGATCTCCAGCATCCGCACCACGCCAGCCTGTCCGCCGGCCGCCAGCGCCCAGCCCTGCATCCGGCCCAGCGCCACCGCGTCCGCGCCCATCGCCACGGCCTTGAGGATGTCGCTGCCGCGCTGCACGCCGCCGTCGACCACGATGCTGGCCTTCCCCTTGGCCGCCTGCACGATCTCCGGCAGGGTGTCCAGGCTGCCCAGCCCGTGGTCGATCTGCCGGCCGCCGTGGTTCGAGACCCACAGCACGTCCACCCCGCGCGCCACCGCGATCTCGGCGTCCTCGGCCGTCTGGATACCCTTCACCATGAACGGCAGGCCAGCCAGGTCGCGGATGCGCTCCATCGTGTCCCAGGTCAGCCCGGCCTGGAACGAGCGGCTCGGAGCGCCGCGCCGCGAGGGCGGCAGGTAGCGGGTCAGCATCGGGCGCTCGCGGCGGCTGTAGTGGGCCACGTCCACCGTCAGGGCCAGCGCCGCGTAGCCCGCCCGCTTGACCCGCCTGATGATCTGCTCGACCCAGTCCATGTCGCCGTGGACGTACAGTTGGAAGATCTTCGGGGTCGAGGTGGCCGCCTGCGTCTCCTCCAGCGCCGGCTGGGTCACCGAGCTGATCGCGTGCATGATCCCGAACTCGGTGGCCGCCCGCGTCGCCGCGACAGCGCCCTCTGGATCGAACAGCTGCAGCGAGCCAATCGGCGCCAGGATGGCCGGGATCCGCAGCGTGTGACCGAGGAGCGTCGTGGAGGGGTCCATCGTGGTCACGTCCACGAGGATGCGCGGACGGAACGCCACCTTGTCGAAGGCGAGGCGGTTCCGGCGAAGGGTCGTCTCGGACTCCGAGCCGCCAACGAGGTAGTCCCAGGATCCCTGGTCCATGCGTCGGCGCGCTTCCTGAATGATCTCTTCGTTGCTGACGACGTCGTGCATCTGCATGCGGGCGCTCCATCTCACAGGTCTGATGCTTGTGTCGGCGTCAGGCTAGCGCACGGCATCGCCCGCGTGCATCTGTCGTCTGGCCGGCACTGATGTGCCCGCGGGGTGTGGCGTCGGGTACCATCGGGCACAAGGTCGCGGTGCTCGTGGCGGCCACGGGGAGCGGGTTCGTCTCGGGAGCGCGCATGCGCCGCCGACAGCAGCATCGTCAGGTTGCCAGCCGCCGCGTGCAGCACGCGGCGCTGCCGGTCTGCGCGGCAGTCTTACTGGTCGGCCTGAGCCTGGGGCTCGCCGGCCTGAGCCTGGGGCTGGTTGGCCTGAGCCTCTCCAGCGGCCAGTGGGCGGGTGCGCGTGTCCCCGCTGACGCCCTCGCGCACGAGCGCCCTGGCGCCCCGGTCTTCTGGTCTGTGGCGTCCTGGCCGCCGGCCTCGCCGCCGCTTGCGCTGACGGGTCCGCAGCGCGTCCTGATCGGCGCCAGCGTCAGCGAGAGCCGGCAGCGCATCGGGCTCTCGCTGACGCCGGGGATTCCGGCGATGACGTCGGCGCTCGTCGCTGGCGTGGCCACCGTCCTGCCCTTCCGCTGGCTTCCGCCACTCTCCCCCGCGCACGGTCAGCTTGCCGTGCGCGCTCCGCCGTCGTCTGCGCCCTCAGCATCGCCCCAGTAGACCCGGGCTCGGCAGACCCGGGCTCGGCGCGGACCCGGACGGCCACGCGGCGTACAGCGTGAGCCGCGTCGTCGCCGTCGCCGGCCGGAGCTGGGACTCTGGAGTAGTCGCGCACCGTCCTCGGTTCAGGCAGACACCGGCACGCAACAGCGTGAGCACGCAGGAGCGTGAGCATGGCACACAAGATGACTCGACCATCCACGGGCGCACCGCCGATCTCTCAGGCCCGCCCATGCCCTCAGAATACCGCCAATCATGTGATCCTCGACCTCAGCGAGGACGAGGCCCGGCTGGCCGGCCTCGGCGCGAGCCGCGTCGTCCACGTTGACCGCTCGCGCCAGCCTACCACCGGAGATCGCGTCTGGGTGGAGCTGGTGCGGCACGGCTCCACCCAGCGGCTCGTCCGAAGCTACGCGCTCGATGGCGGCTGGGTGACGCTCTCGACGCCCGGCAGCAGCGCGGCGGCCATCATGCGACGCCGCGCCGAGGTACTGGTGCTGGGAGTGGTCACGGACACGGCCGACTGCCCGGGCAGGGCTGCCTGAGTCAACGCTACGCTGGAATCTCCCCGGCGCTCCGTACGCCGCAGGGACGAGGTTGGGCATGCACCATTCGGGGATCCTCTTTGACATCGGGCTGGCCATCGTGGCGGCGACGGTCCTGGCCTACCTGGCACGGGTGCTGCGGCAGCCGTTGCTGCTGGCGTACATCGGGGCCGGGCTGCTGATCGGGCCGCCCATCTTCGGGCTGGTCCACAGCGAGGAAGCGATCTCCGAGATCTCGGAGCTGGGGCTGGCGTTCCTGATGTTCATCGTCGGCCTGGAGATCGACCTCAAGAAGCTGGTCAGCTCCGGCCGCATCGGCGCGCTGGTCGGAACGTTCCAGGTGGTCGCCTGCGCCGTGCTCACGGCACTGTTCGTCGTGCTGCTCGGGTTCAGCGGGCTGCCGGCGCTCTACCTGGGTGTCGCCTCGGCGTTCTCCAGCACGATGATCGTGGTCAAGCTGCTCTCGGACAAGAGCGAGCTTGACACGGTGGACGGCCGCCTGACGCTCGGCATCCTGCTGATGCAGGACGTGCTGGCCATCGTGGTGCTGGCCCTCCAGCCGAACCTCGACAACCCCTCGGTGGTGCCCATCGCGATCTCGGTCCTGAGCGGCCTGGGGCTGGTGGCGGGGGCACTGCTGGTGTCGCGGTTCGTCCTGCCTGCGCTGTTCCAGTTCGTCGCGAAGAGCCCTGAGATCGTGATGATCTCGGCCATCAGCTGGTGCCTGATCGTCGGCTACCTCGCGATGCTGGCGGACTTCTCCATCGCGATGGGGGCGTTGATCGCCGGCGTCACGCTCTCGGCGTTCCCGTACAGCCTGGACGTCGTCGCCAAGATCCGCAGCCTGCGCGACTTCTTCGTCACCCTCTTCTTCGTGGCGCTTGGCATGCAGTTGCAGATCGACTCGGTCCAGGTCGTGTTGGTGGCGCTGGCGCTGTCGGCCTTCGTCATCGCCAGCCGCTTTCTCACGATCGGGCCAGCCTTCTACCTGCTGGGGTACGGCTCGCGGGTCGGGTCGCTCTGCTCGCTGTCACTGGCGCAGGCCGGCGAGTTCGCGCTGGTCATCGTGGCGGTCGGCCTCTCGCTCGGGCACGTCGGGCGGGATGTTGCATCGATCCTCGCCCTGACGCTGGTCATCACCTCGACCATCTCGACGTACATGATCATGGCGAACCATGCCATCGCCCACAAGCTCGTCCACACGCTGCGGGCCATCGGTCTGCCGGAGCGCATGCGGCGCGGCGACGACGGCGAGCCGGGCCACGCGCACGGAGCGGCGCTGGTGGTGGTCGGGTTCCACCGCGTCGCCAGCTCGCTGGTCTACCAGGCGCAAGGCTCCTCGAAGGGGCACGATGCGCTGGTCGTGGATTTCAGCCCAGAGGTCTACCGCAAGCTCACCGAGCTTGAGATCCCCGTGGTCTACGGCGACATCAGCCATCTCGATACCCTGGAGCACGTCGGCATCGAGCGGGCGAGCGTCGTCATCTCGACTGTCTCCGAGGACTTCCTGCGCGGCACCGACAACCTGAACCTGCTGCGCCAGATCCGCCGCCTCAATCCTGAGGCCCGCGTGATCCTCTCAGCCGAGACGCTGGACCGCGCCCGCCAGATGTACGCCGAGGGCGCAGACTACGTGGTGCTGCCGCGCGTCGAGACGGCCCAGGCGTTCCTGGACGTGCTCGAATCGATCGAGAGCGGGCAGCTTGGCGACCTCCGCGAGCGTGCCCTGGCGGACCTCGCAGACCGCCAGGAGGTGCTGGCCTGACCGTGCCATCGCCCGGCCGCCGTCATCGCCAGGGCAATTGCATGTTCGTTGGTGTTCCCAACCCATCGTACGGCGCGCAGGCGGGGGTTTCAACCCCCGCCTACAGTCATTCAGTCGCTGCGCGACGGACACAGGGAACAGCAGCAACAGGTGAGACCGGGGCGTCGCGCAGCGACTGCAGGATCGTAGGCGGGGCTTTCAAGCCCCGACGAGGCGGCACGACGCGCTCAACATACGATTGCACTGGTAGCAGCATCAGGGCGATCGCATGTTCATTGGTGTACCCGAAGCATCATGGAACGGGCGGTCGGGGACTGAAGTCCCCGCCTACAGTCATTCAGTCGCTGCGCGACGGCCGTCGGGAACGGCCGGCACTGGTGCGACTGGCGCGTCGCGTAGCGACTGCAGGATCGTAGGCGGGGCTTTCAAGCCCCGACCACGCTGCACGACCCGCCCAACGTGCCATCGCCCGGCCGCCGTCATCGCCTGATTCCTTGTCTCTGGGCGACGGCACAGGCATGATGAGAGCGACCATATTCGGTCCTGGGCGCCGTGCGCCGTCCGGCGCGTGGTGGGAACCTGGCACGGGGAGCCTGTAGGCGTGGGGCGAATTGCGCGCGAAGTCGTCATCAACGTGTCGCCGGAGACGCTGTTCGCCTTTCTGGCCCAGCCGGAGCGGCTGCCAGAGTGGACGCCAGGGGTCATCTCGGTGACCAGGACCAGCGCTGGCGCGGTGGGCGTCGGCACGACGACGGAGACGGTCGTCGAGGCGTTCGGGATGCGCCAGACGCTGCTCGGCCGCTGCACCGTCTTCGATGCGCCGAAGCGGCTGGCTGTTCAGAATGAGACGGCCGGCGGCATCTCGGTTGGCGGGGTCTCCATCGGCAAGGTGATGACCAGCAGCGCCAGCGAGCTGATCCCCGAAGGGGCCGGCACCCGGCTCCGCGCGAGCTTCGAGTACAAGCTCGCGGCCGGGCTGCTGACGGGCCTCGCC is a window of Chloroflexota bacterium DNA encoding:
- a CDS encoding alpha-hydroxy-acid oxidizing protein gives rise to the protein MQMHDVVSNEEIIQEARRRMDQGSWDYLVGGSESETTLRRNRLAFDKVAFRPRILVDVTTMDPSTTLLGHTLRIPAILAPIGSLQLFDPEGAVAATRAATEFGIMHAISSVTQPALEETQAATSTPKIFQLYVHGDMDWVEQIIRRVKRAGYAALALTVDVAHYSRRERPMLTRYLPPSRRGAPSRSFQAGLTWDTMERIRDLAGLPFMVKGIQTAEDAEIAVARGVDVLWVSNHGGRQIDHGLGSLDTLPEIVQAAKGKASIVVDGGVQRGSDILKAVAMGADAVALGRMQGWALAAGGQAGVVRMLEILEDEMVCSMALAGWPTLGHLTPRSVCAADPVTPPHEMSAWVNMPVGRIL
- a CDS encoding cation:proton antiporter → MHHSGILFDIGLAIVAATVLAYLARVLRQPLLLAYIGAGLLIGPPIFGLVHSEEAISEISELGLAFLMFIVGLEIDLKKLVSSGRIGALVGTFQVVACAVLTALFVVLLGFSGLPALYLGVASAFSSTMIVVKLLSDKSELDTVDGRLTLGILLMQDVLAIVVLALQPNLDNPSVVPIAISVLSGLGLVAGALLVSRFVLPALFQFVAKSPEIVMISAISWCLIVGYLAMLADFSIAMGALIAGVTLSAFPYSLDVVAKIRSLRDFFVTLFFVALGMQLQIDSVQVVLVALALSAFVIASRFLTIGPAFYLLGYGSRVGSLCSLSLAQAGEFALVIVAVGLSLGHVGRDVASILALTLVITSTISTYMIMANHAIAHKLVHTLRAIGLPERMRRGDDGEPGHAHGAALVVVGFHRVASSLVYQAQGSSKGHDALVVDFSPEVYRKLTELEIPVVYGDISHLDTLEHVGIERASVVISTVSEDFLRGTDNLNLLRQIRRLNPEARVILSAETLDRARQMYAEGADYVVLPRVETAQAFLDVLESIESGQLGDLRERALADLADRQEVLA
- a CDS encoding SRPBCC family protein, yielding MGRIAREVVINVSPETLFAFLAQPERLPEWTPGVISVTRTSAGAVGVGTTTETVVEAFGMRQTLLGRCTVFDAPKRLAVQNETAGGISVGGVSIGKVMTSSASELIPEGAGTRLRASFEYKLAAGLLTGLAESVAGPQMQRDFDQSLVNLKQLLERPASTG